From Pontibacter actiniarum, a single genomic window includes:
- a CDS encoding DUF58 domain-containing protein, with amino-acid sequence MANHSNKFINPKILAKIKDLPLLAKTVVEGFMAGQNQSLRRGAGLEFSQYRSYQPGDDLRQLDWKMFARSDRYYIREAEVDTNITVRFILDGSASIGHEDENGISKIDYARFLVASLAYLATTQGDAVGLYVLHENQLINLTPRSDNMHLQRFWHQLTEIKPEGKFPDTQAAANLFADRRQKELTVFLTDLYEQEAEITELLYQLGAQRHELQLFHLISRNELNFSFSGTLTFEDLETGQTMQVSTAEQRKVYLQRQQEWLESTERNMRNRQIAYDRFVTDEPLDKALRTFLQKRLLL; translated from the coding sequence ATGGCAAACCACTCCAACAAATTCATCAACCCAAAGATCCTGGCAAAGATAAAAGACCTGCCGCTACTGGCGAAAACAGTAGTGGAAGGCTTTATGGCGGGCCAGAATCAAAGCCTAAGGCGTGGGGCTGGATTGGAGTTCAGCCAGTACCGCAGCTACCAACCCGGCGACGACCTGCGGCAGCTCGACTGGAAAATGTTTGCCCGCTCTGACCGCTATTATATCCGTGAAGCCGAAGTAGACACCAACATCACAGTGCGTTTTATATTGGATGGCAGCGCCTCGATTGGGCATGAAGATGAGAACGGTATTAGCAAAATAGATTACGCACGTTTTCTGGTAGCTTCGCTCGCATACCTGGCTACCACACAAGGCGATGCGGTGGGGCTATACGTGCTGCACGAGAACCAGCTGATCAACCTGACGCCACGCTCTGATAACATGCACCTGCAGCGCTTTTGGCATCAGCTAACGGAGATAAAGCCTGAAGGTAAATTCCCGGATACACAGGCAGCAGCTAACTTGTTTGCAGACAGACGGCAGAAGGAACTGACGGTGTTCCTGACAGACTTGTATGAGCAGGAGGCAGAGATAACAGAGCTGCTTTACCAACTAGGGGCACAGCGCCATGAGCTGCAGCTATTTCACCTGATAAGCCGGAATGAGCTTAATTTCTCTTTCAGTGGCACCTTGACCTTTGAGGATCTGGAGACGGGGCAAACGATGCAGGTAAGTACAGCAGAACAGCGCAAAGTATACTTACAGCGGCAACAGGAGTGGCTGGAGTCAACGGAGCGGAATATGCGCAACCGCCAGATAGCCTACGACAGGTTTGTAACCGACGAACCTCTAGATAAAGCCCTGCGGACTTTCCTGCAAAAGAGACTGTTGTTGTGA
- a CDS encoding TldD/PmbA family protein — translation MAILSKEEAQAILKKALSFSKADECEITLNGNVGGNIRYARNEVSTSGSEENVSMAVESRFGKRSGVATINEFDDKSLEKVIRRSEEIARLAPESPEYIELLGPQKYIVTKEHFDSTAKVDPAYRAEAAAKSIKAAADKGLTAAGFLEHYTNFTAKMNNKGLFAYHPSTSVDFSVTMRTDDGTGSGYVTQDYSDISKLDTGKASQIAADKAANSRNAKALEPGKYTVILEPAASIDLLQNMFFNMDQRAAEEGRSFLSKAGGKTKVGEKLIDERITVYSDPNNLEVPSSPFAGDGRPQQKVTWIDKGVVKNLYNTRYWASNKGAVSVPPPGNVIMEGGNESIEDMIKNTKRGILVTRLWYIRAVDPQTLLYTGLTRDGTFYIENGKVMYPVKNFRFNESPVIMLNNLESLGKPQRISGSLIPPMKIRDFTFTSLSDAV, via the coding sequence ATGGCAATATTAAGTAAAGAAGAAGCTCAGGCCATACTTAAGAAGGCGCTGAGTTTTTCAAAGGCTGATGAGTGTGAGATCACGCTTAACGGCAACGTAGGCGGCAACATCCGCTACGCCAGAAACGAAGTATCTACCAGCGGCTCAGAAGAAAACGTGTCGATGGCCGTAGAATCGCGCTTTGGCAAGCGCTCAGGTGTGGCAACCATCAACGAGTTTGATGATAAATCGCTGGAGAAGGTTATTCGTCGTTCCGAAGAAATAGCTCGTTTGGCACCAGAAAGTCCCGAGTACATCGAGCTGCTAGGCCCACAGAAGTACATTGTTACCAAAGAGCATTTCGACAGTACGGCCAAAGTAGACCCGGCCTATCGCGCCGAGGCCGCCGCTAAAAGTATAAAAGCAGCAGCTGACAAGGGCCTAACTGCTGCCGGATTCCTGGAGCACTATACCAACTTCACGGCCAAGATGAACAACAAAGGCTTGTTCGCTTACCATCCTTCTACTTCCGTAGATTTCTCTGTTACCATGCGTACAGATGATGGCACCGGCTCTGGCTATGTAACGCAGGACTACAGCGACATCAGCAAACTAGATACAGGAAAGGCCTCTCAAATAGCTGCCGATAAAGCCGCTAATTCACGTAACGCTAAAGCCTTGGAGCCTGGCAAGTATACGGTTATATTAGAGCCTGCCGCATCCATAGACCTGCTACAAAACATGTTCTTTAACATGGATCAGCGTGCTGCTGAAGAAGGCCGCAGTTTCCTGAGCAAAGCCGGTGGCAAGACTAAAGTAGGCGAGAAGCTGATAGACGAACGTATCACTGTTTATTCAGATCCTAACAATTTAGAAGTACCGTCTTCTCCCTTCGCAGGTGATGGCCGCCCACAGCAGAAAGTTACCTGGATCGATAAAGGCGTCGTAAAGAACCTGTACAATACCCGTTATTGGGCCTCTAACAAGGGAGCGGTTTCTGTTCCGCCTCCAGGCAACGTAATCATGGAGGGCGGCAACGAGTCTATTGAGGACATGATCAAGAATACCAAACGAGGTATCCTGGTAACTCGCCTCTGGTACATCCGAGCAGTAGACCCGCAAACGCTGCTTTACACAGGCCTTACCCGCGACGGTACGTTTTATATCGAAAATGGCAAGGTTATGTACCCGGTGAAGAATTTCCGCTTTAACGAAAGCCCAGTGATTATGCTGAACAACCTGGAATCACTTGGTAAGCCGCAGCGCATCAGCGGCAGCTTAATTCCGCCAATGAAGATCCGTGACTTTACGTTCACCAGTTTATCTGACGCAGTGTAA
- a CDS encoding AAA family ATPase, whose protein sequence is MTEQDIHHLLSKLPKLKQEIQKVIVGQEEVLDEVLITLLAGGHGLLEGVPGLAKTLLVRTLSNAMELGFRRIQFTPDLMPTDILGTEVLEEDHVTGKRFFKFNEGPIFSNIVLADEINRTPPKTQAALLEAMQEYEVTYAGKTYELPKPFFLLATQNPIEQAGTYPLPEAQLDRFLLYIKIKYPTEQEELNILANTTGTRQAQVQPSISGEEILQLRQLVREVNISEELLMYVNHIVRATRPDSTIVDFVKTYCRWGAGPRAGQALILTAKARALLHGRFAVTEDDIRTMAYPVLRHRVLVNFTAEAERITPDRVVDELLQSIKLPKAVLV, encoded by the coding sequence ATGACTGAACAAGACATACACCACCTGCTGAGTAAACTACCAAAGCTAAAGCAGGAGATACAGAAAGTAATTGTAGGCCAGGAAGAAGTGCTAGACGAGGTACTGATCACCTTGTTGGCTGGTGGTCATGGTCTGCTGGAAGGCGTACCGGGACTGGCAAAGACCCTGCTCGTGCGCACACTAAGCAACGCCATGGAACTAGGCTTTCGCCGGATACAATTCACACCAGACCTGATGCCAACCGACATACTCGGTACAGAGGTGTTGGAAGAAGACCATGTTACCGGCAAACGTTTCTTCAAGTTTAACGAAGGGCCTATCTTCTCTAATATTGTTTTGGCAGATGAGATAAACCGTACTCCGCCCAAAACACAGGCGGCCTTGCTGGAGGCCATGCAGGAGTATGAGGTAACCTATGCTGGCAAAACCTATGAGTTGCCAAAGCCATTCTTCCTGCTGGCCACCCAAAATCCAATTGAGCAGGCAGGTACCTATCCGCTGCCAGAGGCACAGCTAGATCGCTTCCTACTCTACATCAAAATAAAGTATCCGACGGAGCAGGAGGAGTTAAACATACTAGCCAATACTACAGGCACACGCCAGGCACAGGTACAGCCAAGCATTAGTGGCGAAGAAATTTTGCAGTTGCGGCAGCTGGTACGAGAGGTAAACATCAGTGAAGAACTGCTTATGTATGTAAACCACATCGTTCGCGCCACCCGCCCCGACAGCACCATCGTAGATTTTGTGAAAACTTACTGCCGCTGGGGAGCAGGTCCACGCGCTGGGCAGGCACTTATACTTACCGCCAAAGCCCGCGCCTTGCTACATGGTCGCTTCGCAGTAACGGAAGATGATATTAGAACAATGGCTTACCCCGTGCTGCGCCATCGTGTGCTGGTCAACTTTACCGCCGAAGCAGAGCGAATCACACCAGATCGAGTAGTAGATGAACTGCTGCAAAGTATAAAACTGCCGAAAGCAGTGTTAGTTTAA
- a CDS encoding four helix bundle protein, which produces MAESIIATRSYSFALRIIKLYKHLTQEQREFILAKQVLRSGTSIGANVEEALGGQSKADFRHKLSMALKEARETSYWLRLLKDSDYIKPDAFNSIHGESEELIKILKSIILTSQQKENNS; this is translated from the coding sequence ATGGCTGAAAGCATCATTGCTACCAGATCTTATAGTTTCGCATTGCGCATCATCAAACTTTATAAGCACCTAACGCAGGAGCAGCGGGAGTTTATATTGGCAAAGCAAGTTCTAAGAAGTGGTACTTCTATAGGAGCCAACGTGGAGGAAGCTCTGGGAGGACAAAGCAAAGCTGACTTCAGGCACAAACTAAGTATGGCTTTAAAAGAAGCAAGAGAAACAAGCTATTGGCTGCGCCTGCTCAAAGACTCAGACTATATTAAACCAGATGCTTTCAACAGCATACACGGGGAGAGCGAGGAGTTGATAAAGATTCTGAAAAGTATAATTCTTACTTCTCAGCAAAAAGAGAACAACTCGTGA
- a CDS encoding TldD/PmbA family protein has product MKRRNFLELSALGFGGLMLPSIPVFGDIISPERALETVDVALKKRLADVALNSAKSKGASYADVRIGRYLQQYVFTREKQVQNIVNAESYGVGVRVLANGTWGFAATSDVSDKGVAKAAEQAVAIAKANAKLQKEPVQLAPVKGYGEVSWKTPIEKSAFEVPVGEKADLLLAANAKAMENGANFVNSALFQVNEQKYFASTEGSYIDQDIHRIWPNFTVTVVDKASGKFKTREALSAPMGMGWEYMIPKASEKIKGPEGTGLNGYRYAYDMLEDAALAAKQAKEKLTAKSVLAGKYDLVLDPNHLGLTIHESVGHPLELDRVLGYEANYAGTSFATLDKWKTKNFKYGSDKVNIFADKTQKGSLGYVGWDDEGVKTKKWDLIKDGVLVNYQAIRDQAHIIDEPESHGCCYADNWSSVQFQRMANISLAPGKEKKNVDQLIAGVDKGIYIAGRGSYSIDQQRYNFQFGGTTFHEIKNGKIVGPLEDVAYQSNTQEFWNSCAGSCDESDYRLFGSFFDGKGQPSQISAVSHGSAHTRFNGVNVINTARKI; this is encoded by the coding sequence TTGAAACGACGAAACTTTCTTGAGTTATCGGCGCTGGGCTTCGGCGGCTTAATGCTGCCATCCATTCCTGTGTTTGGCGATATAATTTCGCCGGAAAGAGCACTCGAAACTGTGGATGTAGCCCTTAAAAAGCGCTTGGCTGATGTCGCCCTGAACTCGGCGAAATCTAAAGGAGCCTCTTATGCCGATGTACGCATTGGCCGTTACCTGCAGCAGTATGTGTTTACCCGCGAAAAGCAGGTGCAGAACATCGTAAACGCCGAATCGTATGGTGTAGGCGTGCGTGTGCTGGCCAACGGCACCTGGGGTTTTGCCGCTACCTCTGATGTATCAGATAAAGGTGTAGCCAAGGCCGCTGAGCAAGCCGTGGCCATTGCCAAGGCTAATGCCAAACTACAGAAAGAGCCGGTACAGCTGGCACCTGTAAAAGGCTATGGTGAAGTTAGCTGGAAAACGCCCATCGAGAAAAGTGCTTTCGAAGTGCCGGTAGGCGAGAAAGCAGACCTGCTTTTGGCTGCCAACGCCAAGGCAATGGAAAACGGAGCCAACTTCGTTAACTCTGCGCTCTTCCAGGTAAACGAGCAGAAGTACTTTGCCTCTACTGAAGGTTCTTACATCGACCAGGACATCCACCGCATCTGGCCAAACTTTACGGTTACAGTGGTAGACAAAGCCTCTGGCAAATTCAAAACCCGCGAGGCCCTCAGCGCACCAATGGGCATGGGCTGGGAATATATGATTCCGAAGGCATCTGAAAAGATAAAAGGTCCGGAAGGCACTGGCCTGAATGGCTACCGCTACGCCTATGATATGCTGGAAGACGCTGCCCTTGCTGCCAAGCAGGCGAAAGAGAAGTTAACCGCAAAATCAGTACTGGCTGGCAAGTATGACCTGGTGCTCGACCCGAACCACCTTGGCCTTACCATTCACGAGTCTGTTGGCCACCCGCTGGAGCTCGACCGTGTGTTGGGCTACGAAGCTAACTACGCCGGTACTTCCTTCGCCACATTGGATAAATGGAAAACCAAGAACTTTAAGTATGGCTCTGATAAGGTAAACATCTTTGCAGATAAAACACAAAAGGGCTCACTCGGCTATGTTGGCTGGGATGATGAAGGCGTGAAAACCAAGAAGTGGGACCTGATCAAAGACGGTGTGCTGGTAAACTACCAGGCTATCCGCGACCAGGCACACATCATTGACGAGCCAGAATCGCATGGCTGCTGCTACGCCGACAACTGGAGTTCCGTGCAGTTCCAGCGTATGGCAAACATTTCGCTGGCTCCGGGCAAAGAGAAGAAAAACGTGGATCAGCTGATTGCCGGTGTTGATAAAGGCATTTACATCGCAGGCCGTGGCTCTTACTCTATCGACCAGCAGCGTTACAACTTCCAGTTTGGTGGCACCACGTTTCATGAGATCAAGAACGGTAAAATTGTTGGACCACTAGAGGATGTGGCTTACCAGAGCAACACCCAGGAATTCTGGAACTCCTGCGCTGGCTCCTGCGACGAAAGCGACTACCGTTTGTTCGGCTCGTTCTTCGACGGCAAAGGGCAGCCTAGCCAGATCAGTGCAGTGTCTCACGGCTCTGCCCACACCCGCTTCAACGGCGTGAACGTGATCAACACAGCGCGCAAAATTTAG
- a CDS encoding DUF4159 domain-containing protein encodes MLPFTFVRLQYRSGNWDTDPRMPSNLLHSLIQYTTVPVNEQEKVVSLESAELFKYPFSYLSGHKLVQFNQKERQNFETYVKNGGFVFVDDCNHDVDGLFARSFEEQMRQIFGANALKKLPNNHKLYKSFFTFEEGPPTTSFELNGWGDDLVHDYLKAIEVNGRIAVLYSNKDYGCEWDYDFRNKRWLAEDNTKFGVNIIMYALTS; translated from the coding sequence GTGCTCCCCTTTACTTTTGTACGCCTGCAATACCGCTCCGGCAACTGGGATACTGATCCGCGTATGCCCAGCAATCTGCTGCACTCGCTTATCCAGTACACCACCGTGCCGGTAAACGAGCAGGAGAAGGTGGTATCGTTGGAAAGTGCGGAGCTGTTTAAGTACCCTTTCAGTTACCTGAGCGGCCATAAACTGGTGCAGTTTAACCAGAAGGAGCGGCAGAACTTCGAGACTTATGTGAAGAATGGGGGCTTTGTGTTTGTAGACGATTGCAACCACGACGTAGATGGACTGTTTGCCCGTTCTTTCGAAGAGCAGATGCGGCAGATATTTGGGGCAAACGCGCTAAAGAAGCTCCCTAACAACCACAAGCTCTACAAGTCTTTCTTCACCTTCGAAGAAGGTCCGCCAACTACCTCGTTTGAGCTAAACGGTTGGGGCGACGACCTTGTGCATGATTACCTGAAGGCCATTGAAGTGAATGGGCGCATAGCGGTACTGTATAGCAACAAAGACTACGGCTGCGAATGGGACTACGACTTTCGGAATAAGCGGTGGTTAGCGGAGGATAACACTAAGTTCGGAGTGAACATCATTATGTATGCCCTTACGAGCTGA